From Pseudoalteromonas sp. R3, one genomic window encodes:
- the rho gene encoding transcription termination factor Rho, whose product MHLRELKDKSINELVKLAESMGLENVARLRKQDIIFAILKAHAKSGENIYGGGVLEILQDGFGFLRSSEASYLAGPDDIYVSPSQIRRFSLRTGDSISGLIRPPKDGERYFALLKVNEVNFDKPENSRTKILFENLTPIHANERMVMERGNGSTEDITARVLDLASPIGKGQRALIVAPPKAGKTMLLQNIAQSISYNNPDATLMVLLIDERPEEVTEMQRLVQGEVVASTFDEPASRHVQVAEMVIEKAKRLVEHKKDVIILLDSITRLARAYNTVIPSSGKVLTGGVDANALHKPKRFFGAARNVEEGGSLTIIATALIDTGSKMDEVIYEEFKGTGNMELHLNRKIAEKRVFPAIDFNRSGTRREELLTKPDELQKMWILRKIVHEMSEIDAMEFLIDKLSMCKTNNEFFDSMKRK is encoded by the coding sequence ATGCATTTACGCGAACTGAAAGACAAGTCAATCAATGAGCTTGTAAAACTTGCCGAGTCTATGGGGCTCGAGAACGTTGCCCGTCTAAGAAAACAAGACATCATCTTCGCCATCTTAAAAGCGCACGCTAAAAGCGGCGAAAACATTTATGGCGGCGGCGTGCTGGAAATTCTTCAGGATGGCTTCGGCTTTTTACGCTCATCGGAAGCCTCCTACCTGGCAGGCCCGGATGACATTTATGTTTCGCCCAGCCAGATCAGACGTTTTAGCCTGCGCACAGGCGACAGCATCAGCGGTCTGATCCGCCCACCAAAAGATGGTGAGCGTTACTTTGCGCTGCTGAAAGTAAACGAAGTTAACTTCGATAAGCCAGAAAACTCCAGAACTAAGATCCTGTTCGAGAACCTGACACCAATTCACGCCAACGAACGTATGGTGATGGAACGTGGTAACGGCAGTACAGAAGACATCACTGCGCGTGTTCTGGACCTGGCTTCTCCAATCGGTAAAGGTCAACGTGCACTGATTGTTGCACCACCTAAAGCCGGTAAGACCATGTTGCTACAAAATATTGCTCAATCTATTTCTTACAACAACCCAGACGCAACCCTGATGGTACTGCTGATCGACGAGCGTCCGGAAGAAGTAACTGAGATGCAACGCCTGGTACAAGGTGAAGTTGTCGCCTCAACCTTCGATGAGCCAGCAAGCCGCCATGTTCAGGTAGCTGAAATGGTTATTGAGAAGGCGAAACGACTGGTCGAGCACAAAAAAGACGTTATCATCCTGTTAGACTCTATCACGCGTCTTGCACGTGCCTACAACACTGTGATCCCATCATCAGGTAAAGTACTGACGGGTGGTGTTGATGCCAATGCACTGCATAAGCCAAAACGTTTCTTCGGTGCTGCACGTAATGTTGAAGAAGGTGGCAGTCTGACCATCATCGCAACAGCCCTGATTGACACGGGTTCTAAGATGGACGAGGTCATTTACGAAGAGTTTAAGGGTACCGGTAACATGGAACTGCACTTAAACCGTAAGATTGCTGAAAAGCGTGTCTTCCCGGCCATCGACTTCAACCGCTCAGGTACACGTCGTGAAGAGCTGCTCACTAAGCCGGACGAACTACAAAAGATGTGGATTTTACGTAAAATCGTCCATGAAATGAGTGAAATCGATGCAATGGAATTCCTCATCGATAAGTTGTCTATGTGCAAAACAAACAACGAGTTCTTTGACTCAATGAAGCGTAAGTAA
- the trxA gene encoding thioredoxin TrxA has product MSDKIIQLTDDSFEADVLKSDTPVLVDFWAEWCGPCKMIAPILDEIADEFEGRATVAKLNIDQNSLTPPKFGIRGIPTLLLFKDGAVAATKVGALSKTQLIEFLENNI; this is encoded by the coding sequence ATGAGCGACAAAATTATTCAATTAACTGATGACAGCTTCGAAGCAGACGTGCTTAAGTCGGATACCCCTGTACTGGTAGATTTCTGGGCTGAATGGTGTGGTCCATGTAAAATGATTGCACCTATCCTAGACGAAATTGCAGACGAGTTCGAAGGTCGCGCAACTGTAGCTAAGCTTAACATCGACCAAAACTCACTAACACCACCTAAGTTCGGTATCCGTGGTATCCCAACTCTGCTACTGTTCAAAGACGGTGCGGTTGCAGCCACTAAAGTTGGTGCGTTGTCAAAAACACAACTGATCGAGTTCCTTGAGAACAACATCTAA
- the rhlB gene encoding ATP-dependent RNA helicase RhlB, which translates to MTKTHLTNKKFIDFALAPEVVAGLTASGFEYCTPIQAKCMPYISEGRDIAGQAQTGTGKTLAFLTATCHRLLQSQSDAQVAGQPRALIMAPTRELAIQIHKDAQILAPACGLKLGLVYGGEEYEKQRSQLEKGVDILIGTTGRLIDFYKQGAYNLNNIEVVVLDEADRMFDLGFIKDIRYLFNRMPDTQQRLNLLFSATLSYRVQELAFEHMHNPIHVQIEPDVKTGKRIQEELFHPSQEDKIPLLLTLIEEEWPDKAIVFANTKHSCENVYEWLKNDGHRVGLLTGDVNQKKRLSILSKFTKGELDLLVATDVAARGLHIPEVSHVLNFDLPDDCEDYVHRIGRTGRAGASGHAISFACEQYAYNLHEIEEYIDHAIPVSHYDKSALLDDIKAPARQQRRRNPSGQRGNRNGSNRRQGSYQKPRPRN; encoded by the coding sequence ATGACTAAGACACATTTGACCAATAAAAAATTTATCGACTTTGCTTTAGCACCGGAAGTGGTCGCCGGTTTGACAGCGAGTGGCTTCGAATACTGTACGCCAATCCAAGCAAAGTGCATGCCCTACATCAGTGAGGGTCGAGACATTGCCGGTCAGGCGCAAACAGGTACAGGTAAAACGCTCGCGTTTTTAACTGCGACTTGTCACAGACTGTTGCAAAGCCAATCTGACGCTCAGGTTGCCGGTCAGCCACGTGCGTTGATCATGGCACCGACACGAGAGCTTGCGATCCAAATCCACAAAGACGCACAAATATTGGCGCCGGCGTGTGGGTTAAAGCTTGGCTTAGTATATGGTGGCGAAGAATACGAAAAACAACGGTCGCAGTTAGAAAAAGGGGTGGATATCCTAATCGGCACGACCGGTCGCCTGATCGATTTCTATAAACAAGGTGCCTATAACCTTAATAACATTGAAGTTGTTGTACTGGATGAAGCGGATCGCATGTTTGATTTGGGCTTCATCAAAGATATTCGGTACTTGTTTAATCGTATGCCTGATACGCAGCAAAGGCTTAACCTGCTATTTTCTGCAACCTTGTCTTATCGTGTCCAGGAGCTGGCATTTGAGCACATGCATAACCCGATTCATGTTCAGATAGAGCCAGATGTCAAAACAGGAAAAAGGATCCAAGAGGAGCTATTTCATCCTTCCCAAGAGGACAAAATTCCTTTACTGCTCACTCTGATTGAGGAAGAGTGGCCAGACAAGGCCATTGTATTTGCCAATACCAAGCACAGTTGTGAAAACGTCTATGAATGGCTAAAAAATGACGGGCATCGAGTTGGACTATTAACCGGTGACGTTAATCAGAAAAAGCGTTTGTCGATTCTGTCTAAGTTCACTAAAGGCGAACTGGATCTGCTGGTTGCAACGGATGTTGCTGCACGTGGTTTGCACATCCCTGAAGTGAGTCATGTACTCAATTTTGATCTGCCAGACGATTGCGAGGATTACGTGCATCGTATCGGTCGTACTGGTCGAGCTGGTGCATCAGGGCATGCAATTAGCTTTGCCTGTGAGCAGTATGCATATAACTTACATGAGATTGAAGAATACATTGACCATGCAATTCCGGTTTCTCACTATGATAAGTCGGCACTACTAGATGACATCAAAGCGCCAGCCAGACAGCAAAGGCGCAGAAATCCATCCGGTCAGCGCGGCAATCGCAATGGTAGTAACCGTCGACAAGGTAGTTACCAAAAACCGCGTCCGCGTAATTAA